CCACATCCACGCCCACCTCCTCAAGTCCGGCCTCCTCCACGCCTTCCGAAACCACCTCCTCTCCTTCTATTCTAAGTGCCGCCTCCCCGGCAGCGCCCGCAGGGTGTTCGACGAAACCCCGGACCCGTGCCACGTCTCCTGGTCCTCGCTCGTAACCGCCTACTCCAACAATGCGCTGCCCCGggaggcgctcgcggcgttccggGCCATGCGCGCGCGGGGCGTCCGCTGCAACGAGTTCGCGCTCCCCATCGTGCTCAAGTGCGCGCCGGACGCCGGGCTCGGCGTGCAGGTGCACGCGGTCGCCGTGTCCACGGGGCTCAGCGGGGACATCTTCGTCGCCAACGCGCTCGTCGCCATGTACGGTGGGTTTGGCTTTGTGGACGAGGCGAGGAGGGTGTTCGACGAGGCCGCCCGCGACCGGAACGCCGTATCTTGGAACGGCATGATGTCGGCTTTCGTCAAGAATGACCGATGCAGTGATGCCGTCGAGCTGTTTGGTGAGATGGTATGGAGTGGGGTACGGCCGAACGAGTTTGGGTTCTCCTGTGTCGTGAATGCCTGCACTGGCTCTAGGGATCTGGAAGCCGGCAGGAAGGTGCACGCCATGGTGGTACGGACGGGGTATGACAAGGACGTCTTCACTGCCAATGCGTTGGTTGACATGTATTCGAAGCTTGGGGACATCCATATGGCAGCTCTTGTTTTTGGGAAGGTACCCAAGACCGATGTGGTCTCGTGGAATGCTTTCATTTCTGGGTGTGTGCTTCATGGACATGATCAGCATGCACTGGAGCTGCTGCTGCAGATGAAGTCTTCAGGTCTGGTGCCTAACGTGTTCACGTTGTCCAGCATCCTGAAGGCCtgcgctggtgctggtgctggggcATTCGCTCTGGGCCGGCAAATTCATGGGTTCATGATCAAAGCCTGTGCGGATTCAGATGACTATATCGGTGTTGCTCTTGTGGATATGTATGCAAAgtatggtcttttggatgacgcgAGGAAGGTGTTCGAGTGGATCCCTCGAAAGGATTTGCTTTTGTGGAATGCACTGATTTCAGGTTGCTCTCATGGAGGATGCCACGGCGAGTCACTGTCTCTGTTTTGCAGGATGAGAAAGGAAGGTTCTGACATCAATAGGACGACACTGGCTGCTGTTCTCAAGTCAACTGCAAGCTTGGAGGCAATCAGTGACACAACGCAGGTTCATGCTCTTGCAGAGAAGATTGGATTCCTTTCTGATTCTCATGTCGTCAATGGTCTTATTGATTCGTATTGGAAGTGCAATTGCCTCCGTTATGCAAATAAAGTGTTTGAAGAACACAGTTCTGATAACATCATAGCTTTTACATCAATGATCACAGCACTCTCGCAGTGTGACCATGGTGAGGATGCAATAAAGTTGTTCATGGAGATGCTAAGGAAGGGTCTCGAGCCAGATCCCTTTGTGCTAAGTAGCCTCCTGAATGCTTGTGCTAGCTTGTCAGCATATGAGCAAGGGAAACAAGTGCATGCTCACCTGATCAAGAGGAAATTCATGACAGATGTGTTTGCAGGGAACGCTCTTGTGTACACATATGCAAAGTGCGGGAGCATAGAGGATGCAGATCTGGCCTTCTCCGGACTGCCAGACAAGGGAGTTGTCTCGTGGTCTGCGATGATCGGAGGGCTAGCACAGCATGGGCATGGGAAGAGAGCATTAGACGTGTTCCGCAGGATGGTTGATGAGCGCATTGCTCCAAATCACATCACTCTGACTAGTGTTCTCTGTGCTTGTAACCATGCAGGTCTTGTTGATGAGGCCAAGGGATACTTCAGTTCAATGAAGGAGATGTTTGGAATTGACAGGACGGAGGAGCATTACTCGTGCATGATTGATCTTCTTGGGCGTGCCGGTAAACTAGATGATGCAATGGAGCTTGTCAACAGCATGCCGTTTGAAGCCAATGCTGCAGTTTGGGGGGCACTACTTGCAGCCTCAAGAGTACACCGAGATCCAGAACTGGGAAAGCTGGCAGCTGAAAAGCTCTTCGTCCTGGAGCCAGAGAAGTCGGGCACACATGTGTTGCTCGCAAACACGTATGCATCTGCAGgcatgtgggatgaagtggcgaaGGTGAGAAAATTGATGAAAGATAGTAAGGTCAAGAAGGAGCCTGCCATGAGCTGGGTCGAATTGAAGGACAGGGTGCATACTTTCATTGTGGGTGACAAGAGCCACCCAAGGGCAAGGGACATATACGCAAAGCTAGAAGAACTGGGAGATTTGATGAGCAAAGCTGGTTACGTTCCGAATCTAGAGGTCGATctccatgatgtagacaagagcgAAAAGGAGTTGCTTCTTTCTCATCACAGTGAGAGGCTGGCCGTTGCGTTCGCATTGATCAGCACCCCAGCTGGGGCGCCCATTAGGGTCAAGAAAAACTTGCGCATATGCAGAGATTGCCACGTTGCGTTCAAGTTCATTTCAAAGATCGTTTCAAGGGAGATTATTATCAGAGACATCAACAGGTTCCATCATTTCAGTGATGGGGCATGTTCTTGCGGTGATTATTGGTAAAAACGGTTCTGCACATGATTTTTCTTATAGCTTGTTAAGGGCTGATGGATAGAGGAGTTACATGCCTAGATGgagtttttttttttcttttcgaaaAGTAGGAATGACCCTCGGCCTCTGTATGAGTGATGCACACAGACACATGTTATTAATTATTTTACGATGCCAAACAAACAGTGTTGCAGCCGTTTGCAAATGCGCTGCGGAAATTGCTATTTCCTTGCAACTAGTGAAGTGAACAGACTGTCACATCTCACATCTTTACAAAAGAGTATAGCTTTGCTTCTGGGTGTGTTCCTACGAGGGCCTGGGCAGCGCAGTCAGCGCGGCTCAGAGGCCTGTGGCGGCGTAGAGGAGTTTGGTCGTCGGTGAACTACACAAGGTGCGGTTGGCTATGACGATAGTCTCTTTGTCGACGGGGTGGTTTGGCGGTGGTGATTGGTGGGCTTGTTAACGTTGTTGGAACGCGTCATCAGGATCCTCACGGCGTGGCTAACAGCCTGCCCGAGTCCTTCTCCTCCACGATCGCATGCGCTGCATGCCCGGCTCACGTCCGTTGTAGCTCTCCCCCCACGATTCCCTCATCTCTCTGTAACTGTATATATACCCCTTGAGGGATGGAATACAAGGTGTGGTGATTGCTCCATTACTTAACTTGGTATCAGATTCTTCGATCCTCCGCTTCCGCCATGAATCATCTTCTGCGCCGCACTCGCTCGGCTGATCTTCATACTCCTCCTGCTGCCACCCGCTCGGCTAGTCTCGCCACCCCTCCAGCCCCCATCCCCGCTCGCGCTCCCCCCACCACCGATCGGGGCAAGCAGCCCCTTGCCGAGCCCTCTTCCTCAACCCTCGGGGCGGTCGCAGCCCCCAGCGCCGCCCTCCTTCGTCCTCCCGCGGTGGCCCTGCGCACCGCCGGCAGCGAGCTCGTCCCTCCCCTGGTGGCTTTGCGTACCGCCGGCAGCGAGCTGGTCCCGCACCTCACCCTCGGCGCCCCAGGCGCCACCACACCCGATGCCGGCCCCTCCACCGCCAACAGCCTCCCTGCCTCCATCTCTCACCATTTTTCCCGCAAGCTCGAGCTGGAGACCGGCAACTACTCCAAGTGGCGCCAACTGTTCTACTTCATCTGTTGCCGCCACAACGTCCAGCACCACCTCGACGTCGCTGCGTCCCCGCTCCAACAAACCGCCGTGTGGCGCAACGACGACATCACCATCGTCCTCTGGATGTACGAGGTGGTCGCCGAAGACCTCCAGGACGTCGTGATGTCCCCCGAGAGCTCTGCCCGCGACGTCTGGGTCCAACTCCATCTGCTCTTCCACGACAACCAACCGGGGCGCGCCATCATCCTCGAGGCCGAGTTCCGCAACATGATGGAGGGTGACCTCTCCATCGCCGAGTACAGCCGACGCCTCAAGGCGCTAATCGACGCGCTCGGTGACGTCGGTGCCCCCATCTCCGACCACGCCCTCACCCTCCAACTCATTCGTGGGCTCGGCCGCCGTTTCTAGGTCATGGCTACCCTTCTTCCGATGCAGGACCCCTTCCCGTCCTTCATTCAGGCCCGCTCCCGGCTCCTCATGGAGGAGCTCTCTGCCAACGAGCGGGCCCGCCTGGATGGGCAGGGCACGGGCTCCCTGACCGCGCTCACCATCGGCCACGCCCCTGACGCCAGCAGCGACCGCACCGGCGCCCCCGCCAACGACAAGGGCAAGGCACCGGCCTCCCCAACCCCCGGCGACCCGCGGGGTGGCCGTGGCTCCTCGGGCtcctcttcgggtgtctccaacaCGGGCGGCTGTGGCGCTCCTGCTCCCGCTGCCGCTCCGCCCGCCCGCCCATGGCTGGGCTACTTCGCCCCATGGGACACTCCATTCCCTCCCCAGCCACACCACCTCCGTGCACCATGGTCCGCGCCCAACGCCGCCGGCGTCCTCGGGTCTCGTCCACCTCCACCGCACCAGGCGTACCCCGTCGCCGCGCCGCCTGCCACGGGTGGCCCCTCCTGGGAGCAGTACCACCAGCTCAACGCCGCGCTCCACAACTTGTCgatgcaacaacaacagcatgccGGCGGCGCCCCCGACTGGATCCTCGACACCGGCGCCTCCTCCCACGTAGCTGGTAAGACGTCCACCCTCACCTCTTATTCTTCCCCCTTGGTGCATCACTCCCAGGGCATTACCGTTGGGGATGGGTCTCGCCTCCCCATCACCGATGTCGGCCGCGCCAAACTATCCTCCTTCACACTCAATGACGTCCTCGTCACACCATCCATCATCCACAACCTCATTTCTGTTTGCCGTTTTACCATTGACAACTTCTATACAATTGAGTTTGACCCCTATGGTTTCACTGTGAAGGACCTAGCGACGGGGCGCGTCATGATGAGGTCCAATAGCCATGGCGACTTGTACCCATTCTTCGGCAACTCCGGCGTCCAACACGCTCTCTCCGTCGTCAGCAACCTGTGGCACCTTCGCCTTCGCCACCCTAGCAATGCCTCCATTTCCATTTTAGCTAAAGATTTCTTACGTTCATGTAATAATGGCACGTCCAACCCTCGTGTTTGTAGCTCGTGTCAATTAGGCAAGCAGCCACGACTGcccttttcttcttctcattctgtcACCACTACACCGTTTCAATTAGTTCATTGTGATTTGTGGACCTCCCCCGTGTGTAGTTTTTTCGGGTTTCAATATTACCTTGTGCTCCTCGACGATTTCTCCCACTACTCGTGGACATTTCCCCTATGGCAAAAATCCGACACCTCCGCCGTTCTCACCCGTTTCTTCGCCTACGTACAAACACAATTTCACGTCACTATTCAGTGCATGCAATGTGACAACGGGGGTGAGTTCCTCACCACGGCCTTACGCTCTCTCTTCTCCTCCCATGGCGTCTCCTTCTGGCTCTCTTGCCCACACACATCCCCACAGAACGGCAAGGCAAAACGCCTTCTTCGTACGACAAACGACATCCTTCGGGTCATCTTCATCCACGCTCGCCTCCCCCCGAATTCTGGGTTGAGGCTCTCCACGCTGCCACCCATGTCATCAATCGTCGTCCCTCGTCCGCTATCCAGCGCCAAACACCTTTTTTCCGCCTGCTCGGCCGCCATCCCACCTACGACCATCTTCGAGTCTTCGGGTGCCTCTCTTTCCCAAACACATACGCCACCAGCCCTCACAAACTTGCCCCCCGTGCCGTTCGTTGTGTCTTCCTCGGATACGCTCTCGAACATAAGGGCTATCGCTGCCTCGACCTTTCCACACGGTGCGTCATCATCTCCCGCCACGTCACGTTTGACAAACTGTTTTCCCCTATTTCCCTGCCACACCCCCTGCGCGCACTCCCTTGGCCGCAGGAAATCCCGGGGCCAATATCCTCCCCGAACGCCGCGCCCTACCTACCTCGTCTGCATCCCCTCCGAGATCCGCGCAGCTCGGATCCGCTACCGCTCCTTCCCGCCCTGCTCGGTCCACACCAACCAGCTCGCCCGCTCCGCATTTCACCACGCCGTGCCGACCGCTTCCACCCAGCCCCCGTGCCAGGCCCGCCACCCCGATTCCCACGCCACCACCGAGTCCACCCTCCTTCGCGGGTTCCGCTGCTACACCCCCATGCAGCCCCGCGTGCACGTCGCTCCCCATGCACCAGCCGCCCCCGCCTGCTGGCCCGCCTCCGCCTGCGCCCACGTCGCTCCCTTCCCGCGCTGTTCCGGTAGCTCCACCGTCCAACATCCACACCATGTGCACCAGGGCCAAGTTAGGGTTCGCCCCAACCCAAACAACCCGTCTCTCTCCACACCACTGCCTCCACCATCAGCCCCATTCCCTCCTCTTATCGCGTGGCCCTCCAAGACCCCAACTGGTACAACGCCATGTGCGAGGAGTATGATGCACTAATGCGGAATGATACGTGGTGTTTGGTGTCCCGTCCTGCAGGTGCTAATGTGGTTACCGGAAAATGGATCTTCCGGCATAAGTTCAACACCGACGGCACGCTTGCTCGCTACAAAGCGCGGTGGGTTCTTCGCGGCTTCACACAACAGGCTGGCGTCGACTACGGGGAAACCTTCAGCCCCGTCGTCAAGCCGGCCACGGTCCGGACCGTGTTGAGCATTACCGCCGGCCGGTCGTGGCCCATCCACCAGTTGGACGTGAAGAACGCCTTTCTTCATGGCCACCTCGCCGAGACCGTCTACAGCCAGCAGCCCTCCGACTTCATCGACGCCGTCAGCCCTTCGTGCGTGTGCCGCCTCAACCGCTCCCTATACGGCCTCAAGCAGGCGCCGTGAGCCTGGTTCTAGCGCTTCACCAGCTACCTGCTTGCTCTCGGCTTCACGGCGTCATGCTCGGACTCCTCGCTGTTCATCCTGCGGCAGGGACACCACCTCGCCTACCTGCTGCTGTATGTGGACGACATCATCCTCACCGCGAGCTCCGCCGACCTCCTCCAACGCATCAACGCGTCGCTTCACACGGAGTTCTCCATGACGGATCTCGGCGTCTTGCACCACTTCCTCGGCATCAACGTTACGACCACGTCGGCTGGGCTCTTTCTCTCTCAGGAGCAGTACGCTCTTGAGATCCTTGATCGAGCGGGCATGCTCAACTCCAAGCCCATCGGCACGCCGGTCGACATGCTCGCCAAGCTCTCCGTCGACTCCGCCCCCCTCTTCCACGACCCGACGCTCTACTGCAGCCTGGTAGGTGCTCTCCAGTACATCACCCTCACACGGCCGGACCTTTCCTACGCCATCCAGCAATGCTGCTTGTTCATGCATGCGCCCCGCGACGCCCATTTCCAGCTCGTCAAGCGCATCCTGCGCTACCTTCGTGGCACCACCCACCTCGGTCTGCTGATCCACCGCTCCGCCGCCTCTGAGCTCATCGCCTACTCGGATGCCGACTGGGCGGGCTGCCCGGACACCAGGAAATCCACGTCCGGGCATTGCGTCTTCCTCGGCCCCAACCTGCTCACTTGGTCCTCGACGCGGCAGAACACGGTGTCTCGCTCAAGTGCTGAAGCCGAGTACCGTGCTGTGGCCAACGTTGTTGCTGAGTCCGCCTGGCTTCGTCAACTCCTCGGCGAGCTTCATCAGCCTCCTGCGCGCGCCACCGTCGTCTACTGCGACAACGTCAGCGCCATGTACATGTCTCGCAATCCGGTGCAGCACCAGCGGACGAAGAACATGGAGATCGACTTACACTTTGTTCGTGAACGCGTGGCGCTGGGAGAAGTTTGTGTCCAGCACGTTCCCACGAGCTCTCAGTTCTCCGACGTCTTCACCAAAGGACTCCCGACATCCGTCTTCGACGAGTTCCGCTCTAGTCTTAACGTTCGCGAACCTCACGTTCggactgcgggggggggggggggggggtgttggaaTGCGTCATCAGGATCCTCACGGCGTGGCTAACAGCCTGCCCGAGTCCTTCTCCTCCACGATCGCATGCGCTGCATGCCCGGCTCACATCCGTTGTAGCTCTCCCCCCACGATTCCCTCACCTCTCTGTAACTGTATATATACCCCTTGAGGGATGGAATACAAGGTGTGGTGATTGCTCCATTACTTAACTAACGCCGGTGAGGGATGATGTGCAGCTGAGGTGGTGTGTGAGGCTATGAGCTGGGTGAAGACCTTGTCTTGGCATTGTGCCGTGATAAGCGATGGCGGCGGCTGTGGccgtcgtgaccttcctgaaggcatcGCTATTTTACTGACGCATCCCTTTCACGTGGATTCGGCTATCTCGGCCTCTTGAGGGAAACCCTTGATCTTATGATCGGATGATGACGACACCTTGGTGTCGTTTCCCCTCTTGGGGGCATCGTCTTGGAGCCAGGCATGGGCAAGCGAGACCGGTGGTTGATGGCGGTTGTGGCGTCCAAGTTTCTGTGGCAACGGTGATGGTGGGAGTGGCGTTGGTGACGCGGCAATGGTTGTCGTAGTCGGCACTTCTTCGGCGTGTCCAGGATAATGTCTCTGTTTGTTTGTTGCTATGGAGTCAAAGTTGTGGCAGCAGGGCCCTATGGTGTACGATGACTGGCTGCACGTAGTCGTTCGGCAATCTCTCGTGGCGCCAGCCATACCTAGTTTTGTCCTATTGAGTTCTTCGTCAGAGTCGGAGTTGCATTGTTTGGTCGCCGGTGGCTGAGATTTTGGCATAGATCTTCATGGAGCTTCACGTGTCTGCTACAGTGTGGGTTGAGTTGACGATCGCCTATGGCGGAGTCAGAATCGTTTGTTCATAGTGTAGGGATGGCGATGACGCCTTTAGGGGaggagtgatgatgatgacgcgTGCGGGCTGTCTCGTCGAGGCCCTCTTTGTAGTGGTGTGCATGGGCTTTTTTATGTGTGCTGCTGAGTGCTTGTGATGGTTTTCGTTGTGTTCTCCATAATTAATTGGGCAATctggttttctcttgattttcccaAATTAGTTGAGCAACTCTTTTCTTCTTAATGAATGCGGGATAACTGCTATTTCCAAAAAAGATGAACACACACACTGTTTGACGAACTCTTCATGATATACGACGCTTGTACTAGGCAGTGGTGGAGCTACACAAAAACTattgtgatggtggtggtgggggggggtCAAAAGGCTAATTTTCCTCTCATtttgggattgcacacatttagagagagcttgtattagtcatgtatctttcaaagatgTCATATTCTTATGACCATATCTATTTGAAACTTTGattttatgttgtcatcaattaccaaaaaaggagagattgaaagcacatatgctcccttgatggttttTGATAatccatgacaacatacattgtctcttggactaatagtttATCTAGCTTATTTCAGATATAGTCCACACACAAGTGTTGGCAAAATATTGTGAGGAGAatttccaagaagaagaagaagaaggaaaggaatcggGTTGggcaagcttcaagcttcaagactctgtattttatattttgtgagaaatcacatttgagaccATAGAAAAGCCAATAGTACTAAAAGGGGATGAAGTAACTATGATGTTTTGGTTGgttaagtgcttagagatagctgatacgtccattttgcatcacgttttgttactatttttatagtgtttttatgcattttccacttggtggagtaattctaatgccttttctctcataatatgcaaggtttatatCTAGAGGGAGAATGTAGGCAAATGGAATTCTGGACGTGAAAAAGCtatgtcagagatacctattctgcacatcgccaaatgggatgaaactttacgaagatttattttggaataaaaataatactggagcgaagaagtacgagggggaggggctaccgggcgtccactagacaccagggcacgccagCCCCCCCACCCCCATgcgcggcctgatgtctagtggaccCCCTCGCCCACCTTTGGCGACCATCTTCTTGTAATAAATCCCCCCCCGAAGAGGGAAATcaactccatcgtcatcaccaacaactctctcatcttggggaggccaatcttcatcaacaccatctcctctcaaaaccctagtttatctcttgtgctcaatcttgtacgggAACCTCGGATTTG
This genomic stretch from Hordeum vulgare subsp. vulgare chromosome 6H, MorexV3_pseudomolecules_assembly, whole genome shotgun sequence harbors:
- the LOC123401534 gene encoding pentatricopeptide repeat-containing protein At4g14850-like; this encodes MRSPESISPLLTRYAATQSLFLGAHIHAHLLKSGLLHAFRNHLLSFYSKCRLPGSARRVFDETPDPCHVSWSSLVTAYSNNALPREALAAFRAMRARGVRCNEFALPIVLKCAPDAGLGVQVHAVAVSTGLSGDIFVANALVAMYGGFGFVDEARRVFDEAARDRNAVSWNGMMSAFVKNDRCSDAVELFGEMVWSGVRPNEFGFSCVVNACTGSRDLEAGRKVHAMVVRTGYDKDVFTANALVDMYSKLGDIHMAALVFGKVPKTDVVSWNAFISGCVLHGHDQHALELLLQMKSSGLVPNVFTLSSILKACAGAGAGAFALGRQIHGFMIKACADSDDYIGVALVDMYAKYGLLDDARKVFEWIPRKDLLLWNALISGCSHGGCHGESLSLFCRMRKEGSDINRTTLAAVLKSTASLEAISDTTQVHALAEKIGFLSDSHVVNGLIDSYWKCNCLRYANKVFEEHSSDNIIAFTSMITALSQCDHGEDAIKLFMEMLRKGLEPDPFVLSSLLNACASLSAYEQGKQVHAHLIKRKFMTDVFAGNALVYTYAKCGSIEDADLAFSGLPDKGVVSWSAMIGGLAQHGHGKRALDVFRRMVDERIAPNHITLTSVLCACNHAGLVDEAKGYFSSMKEMFGIDRTEEHYSCMIDLLGRAGKLDDAMELVNSMPFEANAAVWGALLAASRVHRDPELGKLAAEKLFVLEPEKSGTHVLLANTYASAGMWDEVAKVRKLMKDSKVKKEPAMSWVELKDRVHTFIVGDKSHPRARDIYAKLEELGDLMSKAGYVPNLEVDLHDVDKSEKELLLSHHSERLAVAFALISTPAGAPIRVKKNLRICRDCHVAFKFISKIVSREIIIRDINRFHHFSDGACSCGDYW